A single Candoia aspera isolate rCanAsp1 chromosome 7, rCanAsp1.hap2, whole genome shotgun sequence DNA region contains:
- the SMO gene encoding protein smoothened, giving the protein MAAGGGCGRLLRALACCCFCCLCLLGPLGGGGAAAALNSSSAAAGREEDRCKRAAPCEALRESACLGSPLPYAATSTLLAGDSGSQAEAHDKLLLWSGLRNAPRCWDVIQPLLCAVYMPKCEDGKVELPSQTLCQATRGPCTIVERERGWPDFLRCTMDRFPEGCPNEVQNIKFNSSGQCEAPLVQTDNPKSWYEDVEGCGIQCQNPLFTEKEHREMHTYIAAFSSVTIFCTFFTLATFVADWKNSNRYPAVILFYVNACFFAGSIGWLAQFMDGARSEIVCRADGTMRLGEPTSNETLSCVIIFMIVYYSLMSGVIWFVMLTYAWHTSFKALGTTYQPLVGKTSYFHLVTWSVPFVLTVAILAVAQVDGDSVSGICFVGYKNYHYRAGFVLAPIGLVLIIGGYFLIRGVMTLFSIKSNHPGLLSEKAASKINETMLRLGIFGFLAFGFVFITFGCHFYDFFNQAEWERSFREYVLCEANVTIATQTNKPIPDCEIKNRPSLLVEKINLFAMFGTGISMSTWVWTKATLLIWKRTWCRLTGQSSNEPKRIKKSKMIAKAFSRRKELQHNPDQELSFSLRTVSHEGPVAGLVFDISEPSGDMSSAWAQHVTKMVARRGAILSQDVSVTPVATPVPPEERASLWLMEAEFSSRRVKKLSRKKKKLRKKKEICPSGPAAEPCGSGYFAPGGTSSVPRLPRLPKAKCFVASLRQAQALDDVLLPRASPEWRPSAPQPEPPLARLPTAGYRRSNPLHLVNHPFCPDLGAPEEAGLGSGVWLFPGQQPSHFRGALHPSPRGSAALFLGSDVCGIQPPPGRWGGLPPIHSRTNLMDAELLDLDSDF; this is encoded by the exons ATGGCGGCCGGCGGGGGCTGCGGGCGCCTGCTCCGCGCGCTggcctgctgctgcttctgctgtctCTGCCTGCTGGGGCCCCTCGGAggcggcggggcggcggcggcgctgaACAGCAGCTCGGCCGCGGCGGGCCGCGAGGAGGACCGGTGCAAGCGCGCCGCGCCCTGCGAGGCCCTCCGGGAGAGCGCCTGCCTGGGCTCGCCGCTGCCCTACGCCGCCACCTCCACGCTGCTGGCCGGCGACTCCGGCTCGCAGGCGGAGGCGCACGACAAGCTGCTGCTCTGGTCCG GTTTGCGAAATGCACCTCGCTGCTGGGATGTGATCCAGCCCCTCCTCTGCGCCGTGTACATGCCAAAGTGCGAGGATGGGAAGGTGGAGCTGCCCAGCCAGACCCTGTGCCAAGCCACACGGGGGCCCTGCACCATCGTGGAACGGGAGCGAGGCTGGCCCGACTTCCTCAGATGCACCATGGATCGTTTCCCGGAAGGGTGCCCG AACGAGGTCCAGAACATCAAGTTCAACAGCTCAGGGCAGTGCGAGGCCCCACTGGTGCAGACGGACAACCCCAAGAGCTGGTATGAGGATGTGGAAGGCTGTGGCATCCAGTGCCAGAACCCCCTTTTCACTGAGAAGGAGCATCGCGAGATGCACACCTACATTGCCGCCTTCAGTTCTGTCACTATTTTTTGCACCTTCTTCACCCTG GCCACCTTCGTAGCTGACTGGAAGAATTCGAACCGCTACCCGGCTGTGATCCTCTTCTACGTTAATGCCTGCTTCTTTGCGGGGAGCATTGGCTGGCTGGCCCAGTTCATGGACGGCGCCCGCAGCGAGATTGTCTGCCGTGCTGACGGGACCATGCGCTTGGGGGAACCCAC CTCCAACGAGACGCTTTCCTGCGTGATCATCTTCATGATTGTCTACTATTCCTTGATGTCTGGTGTGATCTGGTTCGTCATGCTGACTTATGCATGGCACACCTCCTTTAAGGCGCTAGGAACCACCTACCAGCCACTGGTGGGCAAGACTTCTTACTTCCACCTGGTGACCTGGTCTGTTCCCTTTGTCCTGACGGTGGCCATCTTGGCCGTTGCACAG GTGGACGGAGACTCGGTTAGCGGCATCTGCTTCGTAGGGTACAAGAACTACCACTATCGAGCAGGATTTGTTCTGGCCCCCATTGGCCTGGTGTTAATTATTGGGGGCTATTTCCTGATCAGAG GAGTGATGACTCTGTTCTCCATCAAAAGCAATCATCCAGGCCTCTTGAGCGAGAAAGCTGCCAGCAAGATCAACGAGACTATGTTACGTCTCG GGATCTTTGGCTTCCTGGCCTTTGGCTTCGTCTTCATCACGTTTGGCTGCCACTTCTACGACTTCTTCAACCAGGCGGAGTGGGAGCGGAGCTTCCGGGAGTACGTGCT GTGCGAAGCCAACGTGACCATTGCTACGCAGACCAACAAGCCGATCCCAGACTGTGAGATCAAGAACCGTCCCAGCCTGCTGGTGGAGAAGATTAATCTCTTCGCCATGTTTGGGACGGGCATTTCTATGAGTACCTGGGTGTGGACCAAGGCTACTCTTCTCATCTGGAAGCGCACCTGGTGCAG GCTGACTGGCCAGAGCAGCAACGAGCCCAAGCGGATCAAGAAAAGCAAGATGATCGCCAAGGCCTTCTCGAGGCGGAAGGAGCTGCAGCACAACCCCGACCAGGAGCTCTCCTTCAGCCTGCGCACCGTCTCGCACGAGGGGCCCGTCG CTGGTTTGGTGTTTGATATCAGTGAGCCTTCGGGAGACATGTCCTCTGCGTGGGCGCAGCACGTGACCAAGATGGTAGCCAGGAGGGGAGCCATCCTCTCTCAGGATGTCTCTGTCACACCAGTAGCCACACCAG TGCCCCCCGAGGAAAGGGCCAGCCTGTGGCTGATGGAGGCTGAGTTCTCCTCCAGGCGGGTGAAGAAACTGAGCCGGAAGAAGAAGAAGCTACGGAAGAAGAAGGAGATCTGCCCCTCCGGGCCAGCAGCCGAGCCCTGCGGCTCGGGTTACTTTGCCCCGGGGGGCACCAGCTCCGTCCCACGCCTGCCCCGGCTCCCCAAGGCCAAATGTTTTGTCGCCAGCCTGAGGCAAGCCCAGGCTCTGGATGACGTCCTTTTGCCTCGCGCTTCCCCCGAATGGAGACCCAGCGCCCCACAGCCAGAGCCccccctggccaggctgcccacgGCCGGCTACAGGCGGAGCAACCCCCTGCATCTCGTCAACCACCCCTTTTGCCCCGATCTTGGGGCTCCGGAGGAAGCGGGGCTGGGAAGTGGTGTGTGGCTGTTCCCCGGACAGCAGCCATCGCATTTTCGGGGGGCCCTCCATCCTTCCCCCAGGGGCTCAGCAGCTCTGTTCCTTGGCAGTGACGTCTGTGGAATACAGCCCCCACCAGGCAGGTGGGGCGGGTTGCCCCCCATCCATTCCAGGACAAACCTCATGGACGCCGAATTGCTGGACCTTGACTCCGACTTCTAG